Below is a genomic region from Vibrio cortegadensis.
CACTCCGGCACAAAAACCTCGTGGATTGGCTAACATGATTTTCATTTCATTGCTCATGGGTATTATCTTATTTGGTCGGCTATTTTACGTTAAACGATGAGTTACTCAACAGACAAAATTTCAACTTCAAAAGTGACATCTTGCCCTGCCAGTGGATGGTTAAAATCCACCGTCACTGAATCGCCCGCAATATCGGCGATGATACCAGGAATTTCCATACCATCCGGCCCACTAAACGCCATGATAGTGCCAACTTCAACCTCTGCATCACCAACAAATTTAGCTCTGTCCATATGATGGATATTGTCTGGGTTTGGCATGCCAAAAGCATCTTCAGCTTTAAGCTCTATCGCTTGCTTCTCACCCACTTGAAGCCCGATTAAACACTGCTCAAAACTGTCACTTAGGCTACCATCTCCGATAACAAGTTTCGCTGGCTTATCCATGCTATGTGTACTATCAGCAACAGAACCATCACTCAGTTTAATCGTAAAATGCAGGGTTACTGCGCTCTCTTTTTGTATTGTTGTCACGTTGGTTCTTCCTTGGGTCAATTTAATGTTCGTTATTGTTTTTATACGTTTAACTTAAATAACAAAAAGCGCCGACCGAATCAACGGACAGCGCTTAAGGTTATTCTAATTTTGAGCGAGGCGGTTACTTTGCATCGTCTTTTTTACGAAAACCATCAAGGATGATCATCGCAGCGCCAACACAAATCGTAGAGTCCGCTAAATTAAAGGCCGGCCAATGATACGTTCCCCAAAAGAAATCAAGATAATCGACAACAAAACCATGAACAACTCGATCAAATACATTGCCGACTGCACCACCAATAATCATGGCGTAAGCAATATTGTTCCATTTATCTTTTGCAGGTAACTTACTCATCCAATAGGTGAGCATTGCCGTTACAGCAAAAGCGATACCAGTAAACAACCAACGTTGCCAACCCGCTTGATCACTCAAAAAGCTAAACGCAGCACCGTAGTTATGCACATACAAAAAATTAAAGAAGGGCAATACTTCAATGCGATTCGCCCAGCCATAACCAATGTTATCCATCACGAATAATTTGATGCTAATGTCGGCAATAAAGATCAGTACAGCAAGCCATAACCAACGAACACCAGACTGTTTCAATGTTACTTCTGTCATTCCAAATCCTAAAAACAACCCCAGTAAATACTGGGGCTGCTAAATAGATTAAAAGTTCAATGCAATCGTAAATAATTGAATTGGTTAAGCGTATTTACGCTCTTCACCTTCACCAGATACGTTTGTTGCACAGCGACCACATACTTTCTCGTGACCTTCGATTGTGCCGACATCTGATGTATGGTGCCAACAACGATCACACTTCTCAGCTTCTGTTGCCGCGACTTCTACGAATAGACCTTCAACATCAGTAGCGTGTGCACTGTCTGTTTTTTCGCTTAGCGCTTTCACTTGTGCTTTAGACGTTAGCAATACAAAACGCAGTTCATCTTCTAGCTTGTTAATGGTTGCCGCTAGAGCATCATCAGCGTAAAGCGTCACTTCAGCTTGAAGTGAACCACCAATGGTTTTCTCTTTACGAGCATCTTCTAGAAGTTTGTTTACTGCGCCACGAACGCCTTGGATTTCAGTCCAAAATTCGTTGTTCAGCGCTTCTTCTTCAGATAGAGCAACTAAACCGTCAAACCATTCGCCAGTGAATACAAACTTATCACGTGTGCCTGGCATTTCGTTCCAGATTTCATCAGCAGTGAATGACATGATTGGAGCCATCCAACGAACCAATGCTTCTACGATGTAGTAAAGCGCTGATTGGCAGCTGCGTTGAGCGTGTCCGCCCAATTTCGCAGTGTACTGACGGTCTTTGATTACGTCTAAGTAGAAAGAACCCATTTCGATAGAGCAGAACTGCATAAGACGTTGTGTTACGCCGTGTGTGTTGTACTCACCGTATGCTGCAACAATCTCTTCTTGTGCTGCGAATGCACGACCCACAGCCCAACGATCCAGAGCAACCATCTCTTCAACTGGCACTAAATCAGTTTCAGGGTTGAAGCCGTTTAGGTTTGCTAGGAAGAAACGTGCTGTGTTACGAATACGACGGTAAGCATCCGCTGAACGCTTAAGGATTTCATCAGAAACCGCAACTTCGCCAGTGTAGTCTGTTGAAGCAACCCACAGACGCAGAATATCCGCACCTAGTTTGTTGGTTACA
It encodes:
- the lspA gene encoding signal peptidase II — protein: MTEVTLKQSGVRWLWLAVLIFIADISIKLFVMDNIGYGWANRIEVLPFFNFLYVHNYGAAFSFLSDQAGWQRWLFTGIAFAVTAMLTYWMSKLPAKDKWNNIAYAMIIGGAVGNVFDRVVHGFVVDYLDFFWGTYHWPAFNLADSTICVGAAMIILDGFRKKDDAK
- the fkpB gene encoding FKBP-type peptidyl-prolyl cis-trans isomerase; its protein translation is MTTIQKESAVTLHFTIKLSDGSVADSTHSMDKPAKLVIGDGSLSDSFEQCLIGLQVGEKQAIELKAEDAFGMPNPDNIHHMDRAKFVGDAEVEVGTIMAFSGPDGMEIPGIIADIAGDSVTVDFNHPLAGQDVTFEVEILSVE